GGCAAAGGCCTGCAGGAACAGGCCACGGTCGATCAGCGCCTCGAGCTGCACCAGCAAGGCAGGCGAAGGTACCTGCGCATTGGGGTTGAAAACGGACATGGAGCGCCCTTCCCTGGTCATCGAATGTCAGCCGGCACTCTATGGCGGGGCGTTACTCACCACAAGGCCGGCACGCTGCACCTGTGACGGCCTGCTCGGGTACAATTACCCGCCGCCTCCAACTCGCTGTCACAAGGACCTCCCATGCCGATCCGTCACTGCATCGTCCACCTGATCGACAAGAAGCCCGATGGCACGCCCGCCGTGCTGCACGCCCGCGACAGCGAACTGGGCGCCTCCCAGGCCATCGAGAACATGCTGGCCGACCTCAACGACAGCTACAACGCCAAGCAGGGCAAGGCGTGGGGCTTCTTCCACGAGGAATCCGGCGCCTACCCCTTCAGTGGCTGGCTGAAGACCTACCTGGAAGACGGCGAGGATTTCACTGCCTTCAGCCGCCAGGCCGTCGAGCACCTGCAGAAGCTGATGGAAGAATCCAACCTGTCCACCGGCGGCCACGTGCTGTTCGCCCACTATCAGCAGGGCATGACCGACTACCTGGCCATCGCCCTGCTGCACCACAGCGAAGGCGTGGCGGTGAACGACGCGCTGGACGTGACCCCGGCCAAGCACCTGGATCTCGGCCAGCTGCACCTGGCGGCGCGCATCAATATCAGCGAGTGGCGCAACAACAAGCAGTCCAAGCAGTACATCTCGTTCATCAAGGGCAAGAACGGCAAGAAGGTCTCGGAGTACTTTCGCGACTTCATCGGCTGCCAGGAGGGCGTCGACTCGCCCAGCGAAACCCGCACCCTGCTCAAGGCTTTCAGCGACTTCGTCGAAAGCGAGGACCTGCCCGAAGAACAGGCGCGGGCAAAGACCGATACCCTGGTCGACTACGCCACCAGCCAGGCCAAGATGGGCGAGCCGATGACCCTGGAAGAACTCTCCGGGCTGATCGACGAAGAACGCCCCAAGGCCTTCTACGACCATATCCGTAACAAGGATTACGGCCTGTCGCCGGAGATTCCCGCGGATAAACGCACCCTGAACCAGTTCCGCCGCTTCACCGGCCGCGCCGAGGGTCTGTCGATCAGCTTCGAGGCCCACCTGCTGGGCTCCAAGATCGAATACGACGAAGCCTCCGACACCCTGACCATCCGCAACCTGCCGACCCAGCTGACCGACCAGTTGAAACGCCGCAAGGATTGAGCGATAACGCCAGGGTCTGTGCCCGTTTCAGCCATGCGTGGAACGGCAACAGGCCCTGCCCCCCCTGCCGAGACGCCCCTCATGAAACGGATTTTGCTGATTATCGTGGTGCTCGCCGCCTGGCAACACTGGGATCGCCTCGAGCCGATGCTGCTGGGCAAGCCGCAGCAGGTGGCCGGCCAGGGTGAGGTGATCCTCTACGCCACCAGCTGGTGCGGCTACTGCGCCCAGACCCGCGAGTTTCTCGGCGAGCGCGGCATCGCCTACACCGAGCTGGACATCGAGAAATCCCCCGACGCCCGCCGTGCCTACGATGCCCTGGGCGGTCGCGGCGTGCCGGTGCTGAAGGTCAATGGCACGGTGATCCACGGCTACAACCCGCAGGGAATCCTGGCGGCGTATTGAACCCGTCAAGCTGCCGA
Above is a genomic segment from Pseudomonas argentinensis containing:
- the yejK gene encoding nucleoid-associated protein YejK, with amino-acid sequence MPIRHCIVHLIDKKPDGTPAVLHARDSELGASQAIENMLADLNDSYNAKQGKAWGFFHEESGAYPFSGWLKTYLEDGEDFTAFSRQAVEHLQKLMEESNLSTGGHVLFAHYQQGMTDYLAIALLHHSEGVAVNDALDVTPAKHLDLGQLHLAARINISEWRNNKQSKQYISFIKGKNGKKVSEYFRDFIGCQEGVDSPSETRTLLKAFSDFVESEDLPEEQARAKTDTLVDYATSQAKMGEPMTLEELSGLIDEERPKAFYDHIRNKDYGLSPEIPADKRTLNQFRRFTGRAEGLSISFEAHLLGSKIEYDEASDTLTIRNLPTQLTDQLKRRKD
- a CDS encoding glutaredoxin family protein, whose protein sequence is MKRILLIIVVLAAWQHWDRLEPMLLGKPQQVAGQGEVILYATSWCGYCAQTREFLGERGIAYTELDIEKSPDARRAYDALGGRGVPVLKVNGTVIHGYNPQGILAAY